Part of the Phacochoerus africanus isolate WHEZ1 chromosome 8, ROS_Pafr_v1, whole genome shotgun sequence genome is shown below.
AGCAACACCATTGTGCCTGTTAGTATTTGCATTTGGCCTTTgaagcaaaacagaaactgaagtTAGCTGGGATTGTGGGATTCACTAGGAGCTCATCTTCCAAAAACAGAGGCAAATGCTGAGCGTGCATACCAGAGCAGATCTAGGGCAAGGGAGGGTAAGAATAAATTGTCTTGGCTTCCAGCCGGTGACTGACAGACACACCTGGAGCTTGACCTTAATTTTGATCCGTAAGAGCAACTCAGTCGGGAACTTCCCATCACCCGCAATAACTCAAGCTAGCAGTGGTCATCGGATGCCATCTAGCAGGAAACCACTCATTCCCCAGCTCCCGGATTTTGAAACTTTGCTTGGGCCCAGTTTTGGGGAACTTACTTTTCTGACATCGCCTGCAATATGGGATATGTGATGGTGTGATCTCCACCTtcgaagaggaaaaaagaagaaacatggaTGAGATTGGAGGAACATGGATGAGATTCGAGGACCAGCTATCACCTAGAACAATCTTCAATCTGCCCAATTCtgccacccccttttttttttttggtctttttagggccgcaccagtggcatatggaagttcccaggctaaggggtcaaatcaaagctgaagctgccggcctacaccacagccacagccacgccagatccaagccatgtctgagacctacaccacagctcatggcaacgccagatgcttaacccactgagcaaggccagggatcaaaccttcgtcctcacggatgctagtcagattcgtttcctctgagccacaacaggaactcccaccctttCGATTAGACGGAAGAACTATATAACCCCATCTAAAGTAAGATCTTGTTCAGTGGTGGGAAAATGGCCTCTAAGTGTTTGACAGCACATCATTATTTAAAAGAGTTGTTCACATTGTgcttcagtggtaacgaaccagctCGTcctcatgaggactcgggttctatccctgaccttgctcagtgggttgaggatccggggtggccaatgagctgtggtgtaagtcacacacctggttcggatcccacgttgctgtggctgtggggtagcccggcagctgcagctctgatttgacccctagcctgggaacctccatatgctgcgggagtggcccaagaaatggcaaaaagacaaaaaaaataaaaaataaaaaaaactaaagggccacacccatggcatatggaagttcccaggctaggggttgaatcagagctgcagccgccggcctaccccacagcaactcaggatcccagccaattctgtgacctacaccacagttcatcagaacaccagatccccaacccactgagcgaggccagggatcaaacccacatcctcatggatactagttgggtttgtttcctcttcgccacggcaggaactcccatgataaattttaaagaaaggatcaggggagttcccgtcgtggctgggtggttaacaaacccaactagcatccatgagattgtgggtttgatccctggcctcgctcagtgggttaagggtccagcattgccgtgagctgtggtgtaggtcgcagatgtggcttggatcctggctggggtgtaggccggtggctacagctctgattagacccctagcctgggaacctccatatgctgtgggtgcggccctaaagagacaaaaagactgaaaaaaaaaaaaagaaagaaagaaaaaagaatcaggagcTGTGCTGTTCTGAGCCAGAGTGAAGCCTGAGGCAAAAAGGGAAAATCAGGGAAATGCGAAGGCGAAGGCTTCGTTTCTGGCCCCTTACATCCCACACCGAGGTGAATGCCTTGCTTGCTTCACCCTGGTCCATCCCTGTCGGTCAGACTAGCCCAGAAATTTAAATATCCTCTTCTCCGaggttaaaataaatgaactgaaaATGTTCCCTTCCCTACTGTCTCCACATTCGCCGCGCCTCGCCCTGGAGGAGTAACTGCAGTCCATGCTCAGGATAAATAAACACTGAGCTCAGAGAATGGCACTCGCCCTGGCAGGTGCCATTACCCAAGGTCAGAGGGATACAGCCAGCTGCCACGATTTTCTGATAGGCCTCTCGAATGAGGCGGCAGCTGTCCTGAAGGTTGTAAAGGTTGACATTCACATCTCCTAGGTCTGCGACCATGAGGGACTGGAAGGGGAGGGCTCCCGTGCTGGGGTTGGCCGGGCGAAGCAGCACTGATTCTTCCCGGATCCGTCGGGGTCCGTATCTGGAGGAGGAAGAATCATTCTGTGAGCCATGCCTAAAGGTCGAAGTCCTCCCTAGGCCTGGGCTCCCCAGCCTCTGCACTGGGCCTGGATGAAACTTTGGGGAAAGGGGGCATTCTGTTCACTGTAGCAAGTTTAGTGGCATCCCTGGTCTTCacctactagatgccagtagcacccctcCCCTCACAATGTTATAAGCAAAACTGCCTCCAGACTCTGGCAAATGTCCCCAGAGACAAAATCAACCCCtactgagaaccactgatctaaacTACATAGTGAAGAGATTAAAGGCACAGAAGGCCACCCATCACCAGTTTACTAAATGGCCTTAGAGTATTTCTTAATCTccctaagcctcaatttcctaatctgttaaaaaataatgatacttACCTTACCCTATTGTTTAAGAGTTAAATGAGGTCacctagagttcccgttgtggttcagtggaaacgaatctggccagtaaccatgaggacgcaggttcaatccctggccgtacTCAGagcgttaaggatcctgcgttgccttgagctgtggtgtaggtcaaagacgcggctcagatcccaagatgctgtggctctggcataggccagcagctatggctccgattcaacccctaacctaggaacctccatgtgccatgggtgcggccctaaaaaagaccaaaaaataaataagcaaatgaggtCACCTATGCAAAGCACCTTGAGcttagaagacttttttttttttttgtctttttgctatttcttgggccgctcccgcggcatatggaagttcccaggctaggggtctaatcggagctgcagccacccgcctatggcagagccacagcaacgcgggatccgagccgcgtctgcaacctacaccacagctcacggcaacgccgtgatcgttaacccactgagcaagggcagggaccgaacctgcaacctcatggttcctagtcggattcgttaaccactgcgccacgacgggaactcccagaagactTTTAATAAAATGTGGCATTTATAACTCAGACCAGTAGTCAGATGTAATGTTGCTGAGCTGAGTCAGAAATAgctgatggggagttcctgctgtggctcagtggtaatgaacccaaccagtatccacgagggcatgtgttcaatctctggcctcactcagtgggctaaggatccagtgttgctgtgagcttcggtgtaagtcacagatcggctcaaatctggcattgctgtggttgtggctgtggcagaggctggcagctgcagctctgattcaacccctaacctgggaacttccatatgctgaaggtgcagccatcaaaaaagaaagaaaaaatgaagtagctggtgtcggagttcccatgtggcttagtgggataaggaattggaataaggatctggcattgtcactgcagtgtcttgttgcagtggtacaggttcgatccctggcacccgggaacttccatgtggtgagggcatggcaaaaaacaagaaaaaagaaaaagaagagaaacatctgATGTTCAATCATTAGGAAAATCAATTTAACTCTCTCTGACTTGATCTTACAAAAATTGCCTTAATTTGagcaattcttttgttttttttgtcttgtcttttctagggctgcacctgcagcatatggaggtttccaggctaggggtctaatcagagctgtagccaccggccttcgccagagcctcagcaatgccagatccgagccacatctgcaacctacaccacagctcggcaatgccagatccctaacccactgagcgaggccaggagtcaaacctgaaacctcgtggttcctagtcggatttgtaaaccactgagccacaatgggaaatgcTTGAGCAATTCTTGAGTCAGGTTTTGGGAAGAGGCAAAAACCTTCTGTCCTCAATCAAACTTAATGTCCCCTGCTTTGTAAACCTGGGGTACCCCCAGCCACTATCccaacaaggccagggaatggGGCGTGGAGAAGCCTCGGTCCTGGaacccactttctttctttcttttttttatggccacacctgctgccatatggaagttcccagactagaggtggaattggagctgcagcttcaaatgcagcagccagcctacaccgcagctgcagcaacttgggaccccagaggcatgagcgaggccagagatggaacccacattctcacagacactaaccctctgagccacaactggaaccccTGAACCCCCTTTCATTACATATAGATGACACACATGGTGAGCTCTGGGGGTTTCTTGATGAGGGAGGTGGGAAAGCAATGGTTTCTCAAAGGTTTAGGGGCACTTTGGAGCCAGGCACCACCTTCCAGTCCAACCTTGGGTGAGCAAAGAGGCCTCTCTGTTAGTTTGGTGGGTGCGTGGCCGCCAGGCTTTCCTGACACACGTCCCCAAGTCCTTCAGGCCTTACCTTGCCCCGGGCCGGTTGGAGGTCCCAATGTCCAGGGGCACCCCTATGAAAGCAGCATCCAGTCCCTCGGGGGAGGCCTGCACGGGCAGCCGCATCATGGAACAGATGCCCACTGACCGGGCCACGAAATCAGCTTTGGGAGGCTGGTTCCGGGGAGTGTCGGAGGCTTGGCGGCTCGGGCTGAGGCCTGGGTTGCCAAGCCCTGTAGCAGGACTCGCTGGGTGCAGGGGAAGCAGCCCCCGCACGCCCACGCCGGCCCTTAGGCCTCGGGCACAGCCagaaaccagcagctgcagcatcctGCCCCCGTGCCGGCCCTGCTGTTCCCCACCGTAGCCCAGGAGAGTGTGCCAGCTCCCGGGCCACCCAGGGTTCAAAGGGCAGAGTTGCCCTGAGGATCTCAGGCAGGGGGGAGGGGCCCCAGGGACTGGGCTGCTCTCCCCCCTGCACCCTTTTCTGGACTTCAGCCTCTAGCTCCTTTGGTAAATAAAGCCCAGGCTCACCACTCACCTCCACCCGCACTGCCCCAGGTGTGtctgtgcctccctccccccaaagccAGGCCTTTATCAGTTTATTCtcctagggttttgtttttttggttttttttttggctatttaaacattttcttaaatttttttatcaaagtatagttgatttacaatgttgtactgatttctactgtacatcagaatgactcagtcatatacacatatacatcctttttaaaaatattcctttccagagttcccgtcatggcacagtgaaaaggaaagtgactaggaactatgaggttttgggtttgatccctggcctcactcacttgctcagtgggttaaggatctctcgttgctgtgagatgtggtgtaggtcacagacacagctcagatctggcattgctgtggctgtgacttgggccagtggctgtagttctgattaggcccctagcctgggaaactccatatgccatgcggccataaaaagaaaaaaaaaaaaaagaatcctttccattatgggttatccAAAGAccttggatatagttccctctgctatataaTAAGACCTCACTCTCTATCcgtttggcaaccacaggtctattttcTACATCTCccacagtaatatttttaaaacctgaaaGATTTCAAGGGGAAAGACCTTTCTCTAAGCAAGAGAAATtggagctttcttttttcttttttctttttttttttttttttttggctgagccctggacatgtggaagttcccaggccaggcatcaaacctgagccacagtaatgacaactgctggatccttaacctgttgagccatgagggaactcccggagcatttttttaaaatagtgtactAAGAAATGTCTGGGTAGGAGTCTCAGGAAGCAGTCTTTCtaaataacctttttaaaaaaggcgTTAGAGGCGAGCCCACGAACCTGTAGTCCTCCTTACCTTTCAGGGGAGAAAAAGGTGATTTGTAATGAAGTTATGTGAgcagcttaggttgagactgcagctcagatctgatccttagcctgggaactccatatgcctcagggcagctaaaaaaaaaaaaaagtataaaatgctcAATGTTCCCTgatagctcagcgggttaaaatccggtgttgtcactgcatcagctcaggTGCACTCCATCTCTGACCAAAGATgcaaagaacttccatatgcagcagtctTGGccaaagaaattaaacaatagggaattccctttgtggctcagcaataacgaacctgactagtatccatgaggatgcaggctcaatctcaggcctcactcagtgggttaaggatctggtgttgccatgagctgcagtataggtcagatctggcattgctgtggctgtggtgtgagctggcagctgtagctccaattcaacctaaGGCTGGGTGGCTAAGCCCTGCAGCAGGATTCTCTGGGTGCAGGGGAAGTACGCCCTTGCTGCACGCCCATGCTGGCCCTTAGGCCTCGGACACAGCCAGAAACCAGCAGCTGAAGCATCCTGCCCCCATGCCAGCTCTGCTGTTCCCCACTGTAGCCCAGGAGAGTGTGCCAGCTCCCAGACCACCCAGGGTTCAAAGGGCAGAGTTGCCCTGCAGATCTCAGGcaggggattcaatccctggcctccctcagtgggttaaggatccggtattgctgtgagctgtggtgtaggctggcagctacagctctgattcagctcctagcctgggaacttccatatgccacgagttcggccctaaaaagcaaaaaataaaaaataaaaattaacaaataaaatgctTGACATGAAAGAGTTTGATTGGATTCAAAATCCATGAATAGGGGACTCTTCTTTCCCCTCTCAGCCTGTCCTGAGAGCTCTttgtttt
Proteins encoded:
- the AGMAT gene encoding agmatinase, mitochondrial encodes the protein MLQLLVSGCARGLRAGVGVRGLLPLHPASPATGLGNPGLSPSRQASDTPRNQPPKADFVARSVGICSMMRLPVQASPEGLDAAFIGVPLDIGTSNRPGARYGPRRIREESVLLRPANPSTGALPFQSLMVADLGDVNVNLYNLQDSCRLIREAYQKIVAAGCIPLTLGGDHTITYPILQAMSEKHGPVGLVHVDAHMDTADKALGEKLYHGSPFRRCVEEGLLDCKRVVQIGIRGSSLTLDTYSYSRSQGFRVVLAEDCWLKSLVPLMGEVRQQMGGKPIYISFDIDSLDPAYAPGTGTPEIAGLTPSQALEIIRGCQGLNVVGCDLVEVSPPYDPFGNTALLAANLLFEMLCVLPKVTVV